TGGTCCTTCATCATAAAGCCCAGCGGCGCGGCCTGCAGGTAGACCGTATCGTAGCCGGCGTCTTTGAGGATGCCCGGCAGGCAGGTAAGCTCCGCCCCGGTCCGCACGCTCTCGCTCATCGCCGGTTCGGCGGCTAAAAACCGCGGGTAGTCGCCGCAGAGTATGGCATACTCGCCGCGGTTGGTCTGCCGCTGGTTGGAGATAAAGGTGCTGTACGCGACGTTATTTTCGGCCAGCTCGTTCAAGCGCGGCATCTTTATGGCGGACCCGATGCCGTGGGTTTCGGCTATGTGGTCGAGGTAGGCCCCGGAGACGCCTTCCAGCATCACGAGCAGAACGTTTTGCCCTGCGTTGTCGAGCTTTAAAACGGGAGTGCCATTGAACTCCGCAGCGGGAAGAGAGTCGGCGCGCCCCTTCACCGCAGAGCGAAGCGAGCTCCAACGCAGGTTCTCATAGGCGAAGTTTGCCTGGCGCCACCCGAGGATCCCATGGTCTTTTTGCCAGGCAACGTTAAGACCCGCTGTGACGAGGGCCAGGACGAGGAATACGCTCCCACTGAAGGCCGCCGTTTCCTTGCGGAACGCGAGCCGGGCCGTAAGGCCCGACAGGAGAAGGACTACGCCCAGGAGCAGCGGCCTCGATATCGAAACGACCGACCCCATAAGAAAAGTCCGGTCCGCAAGGTAGCCAGCATTGGCCAGAAGCGGGAGGGAGTTCAGCGTCTTTACGTGTTCGTAGCTGCCGTAATTCAGGACGCACCAGACAACCGCCAGAACAACCCCTCCCACCCGCCATAACCTGGAAAGCCACGATACCGCCGCAGCCAGGAACAGGACCACGACCATGTCGGAAAAGAAGCCGTGGACGTCATGGAGACCTAAGGTGCTTTCCTTCTCAATAAGGAGTAACGCGCGCAGTACGGCCGGCGGCAGATAGAGTGAGGCAAAGAGGATGAGGTATCCGGATACCGAAGCCACTATTTTTCCCCCGCGACCTCTTCCCGCTCCGAGGCCGGCGGCACCATAAAGTCGGTATAAAGTCCCCCGACACCGGCTGCGAACAGCCTGTCTCTTAAGCCGGGGTTGTTTACCGTGTGGGCGTATGCAAATACACCCGCGGCCTTAAGCCTCCCGGGCAGGCCGGAGAACGCTCTCGGGGCGGGCATGGTCACCGCGTAAAGCTCGTTATTACCGGAGAACCGGACCACCTCGTCGTTCGTGGCGCTCGTCCTGTAGAGCGTCAGTATTATGTCTTCATAGCCGAGGCCCCTGACGATACGGTACTCCGAAAAGCTGTATATCTGCGGTATGAAGCGGCCGAGCTGTTCGGGGTACCTGTCCCTTATTGAGGTCAGGGCCTCTATGTTCTTCCTCTTCACGTCCGTAACGATACGGGCGTCCCGGTGCCCATCCAACCATTCTATCAGGCCTCTTAGTGAGAGCTGCGTAAGTCCCCCCGACATCTTCAATCTCAAGAAGCCCTCCAGGGAGGGAACAGGCTTTGGGTCGCCAAAGAGGGCCTCGAAGCCTTTATTCCAGTCGTGCATCAATACCAGATGCCCGTCACTTGTCCACTCGAAGTCGCACTCGAAGAGACGGTGCCCTTTCGCGTAGTTAAGTTCCAGGGCTTCGAGGCTGTTGGTGTAACTCTTTCCGTTGATGCCGCCTCCGGCGTGAGCGATAAGGGGAGGCGGGCCGGAGCATGCCGTCGTTGCGGTAAAAAGACAGACGAGGAAGGCCTGGGCAAAGAATGACTTTATTTTCCTGTAGGTAAGTGTCATATGCGCGGACAGGAACACACGGGAGTTGTTGAAAAAGTCCTCTCGCCGATCCCGCAGGGAGCATGTAATGTCCAGTATAACTTTCATATTACCGCACGCGGAACGCCATGGTCAAGGCATTATCCCGGGCGCTATCATGGTCGCTCGAAATATGATAACCTCCTACCGTTCCGCGCGGTATCTTATGCCTTGAACGAGACAGGAAGACGAGGTGGAAAAAGGAGAACGGGTGACACGGGAAAGGACACTGGAAGCCGTCCTGCTGGGCGCGCTCATCTTATTCGCTTTTCTGGTCGGGGTCTCGAAACTCTCCGATTACGATACCTTCTACCATCTCGCCATGGGCAAGTACATAGTCGAGACGGGAAAGATAACACATGCGGTAGACCCGTTCGCCTTCACGCCCGTAAAGCAGATGACCACTATCTCGTGGTTGAGCGGGGTGCTCTTTTTCGGGGTGCACGGGGTGGCGGGGCTCGGGGGGCTGATTCTCTTCAAGGCCCTCATTGTAGCCGCGCTCTGCCTCGTCCTCTACCTCAACATGAGGCTCGTCTCCGGCGATGAACCCCGGAATATACTCATCATTCTGGCGGTACTGCTCGTAACGGTATTCGCCATAAGGATGCGGCTCTTCGTCAGGCCCCATATCTTCGAGTTCCTCCTTATACCCCTCTTCTTCTATATCCTGAACCTCCACAGGTTAAAGGAGAAGAACTATCTCTACGTGCTCCCGCTGCTCCAGCTCCTCTGGGTGAACCTCCACCCGAGCAACATACTGGG
Above is a window of Thermodesulfobacteriota bacterium DNA encoding:
- a CDS encoding glycerophosphodiester phosphodiesterase family protein, which gives rise to MTLTYRKIKSFFAQAFLVCLFTATTACSGPPPLIAHAGGGINGKSYTNSLEALELNYAKGHRLFECDFEWTSDGHLVLMHDWNKGFEALFGDPKPVPSLEGFLRLKMSGGLTQLSLRGLIEWLDGHRDARIVTDVKRKNIEALTSIRDRYPEQLGRFIPQIYSFSEYRIVRGLGYEDIILTLYRTSATNDEVVRFSGNNELYAVTMPAPRAFSGLPGRLKAAGVFAYAHTVNNPGLRDRLFAAGVGGLYTDFMVPPASEREEVAGEK